One window from the genome of Leucoraja erinacea ecotype New England chromosome 16, Leri_hhj_1, whole genome shotgun sequence encodes:
- the brpf1 gene encoding peregrin: protein MIFEVSLERLTQWNSRMGLDFDVKTFCHNLRATKPPYECPVESCRKIYKSYSGIEYHLYHYDHDNPAQQTPVRKPKKKGRNSRTGTQQSPNPSEISQSPSREMLTYAQAQRLVEVDIEGRLHRISIFDNLEVLSEDDTTAEDIVECNSNKENAETLTVTPKANKHKNKDKRKDSCHNTPASATKLPEVIYREIDHSASDAPPRPLSYYRYIEKSVEELDEEVEYDMDEEDYVWLDIMNEKRKIEGVNFIPQEVFEYLMDRLEKESYFESHNKGDPNTLIDEDAVCCICNDGECQNSNVILFCDMCNLAVHQECYGVPYIPEGQWLCRRCLQSPSRAVDCALCPNKGGAFKQTDDGRWAHVVCALWIPEVCFANTVFLEPIDSIEHIPPARWKLTCYICKQRGSGACIQCHKANCYTAFHVTCAQQAGLYMKMEPVRETGANGTSFSVRKTAYCDIHTPPGSMRKTPALSHSEGEDEDDDEGEDGKGPNSEKVKKAKAKSRLKMKKARKILAEKRAAAPVVSVPCIPPHRLSKITGRLSIQRKSQFMQRLHSYWTLKRQSRNGVPLLRRLQSHLQSQRNAEQRESEEKNCALKEQLKSWQRLRHDLERARLLVELIRKREKLKREELKIQQFAMELQLTPFLILLRKTLEQLQEKDTGNIFGEPVPLKEVPDYLDHIKKPMDFQTMKKQLEGYQYRTFDQFEEDFNLIVNNCLQYNAKDTIFYRAAIRLRDQGGAVLKYARKQAEKISFDCETGMHVPEPVPPEDTGQLFWEEEVDRLLVPENRSHMPLEEQLKVLLNKLDTIGSTKQSNGRSRRAKLLRKEIALIRRKLGQHREQNAGSERHGVPGRSSAAGLNPSNKDGQTDSAAEESSSHETGKGLGTTSSSASAAEVGRRTKFLFTAKSKNKCVGLPKRPGRPPKNREFQVPQNQSGSLQNPSATQTLSRCNQPRKRGRSPSTSSESDSDKSTGGNAHIGLPTNGFDGGSQPVNESFRVYRNERSLPRSSSDTESSSSTSSSAASDHTSTTPSKQGRGKPSFSRVNFHEESSEDTSCTENESYPIGSGRHTHGVRKGLSRSAGWMSDDEDSPLESLDLVWAKCRGYPSYPALIIDPKMPREGLYHHGVPIPVPPLDVLKLGEQMTVEAREHLYLVLFFDNKRTWQWLPRTKLVPLGVDQTLDKMKMLEGRKSNIRKSVQIAYHRAMQHRSKDMGTKIGGSFVENKDTKQCNAEESCLPGNAYYIKALSVNKRT, encoded by the exons GAATAGCAGGATGGGTCTGGACTTTGATGTGAAAACATTTTGTCACAACCTGCGAGCTACCAAGCCTCCATACGAGTGCCCCGTGGAGAGCTGTCGGAAAATCTACAAAAGTTACAGTGGCATTGAGTACCACTTGTACCATTACGATCATGACAACCCCGCTCAGCAGACCCCAGTGCGCAAACCCAAGAAGAAGGGTCGGAACTCACGGACAGGCACGCAGCAGTCTCCAAACCCGTCGGAGATCTCTCAGTCACCGAGCCGGGAGATGCTGACATATGCTCAGGCACAGCGCTTGGTAGAAGTGGACATTGAAGGACGCCTGCACAGGATTAGCATTTTTGATAATCTGGAGGTCCTATCTGAAGATGACACCACAGCGGAGGATATTGTTGAATGCAACAGTAACAAGGAGAACGCAGAGACATTGACTGTAACCCCAAAAGCCAACAAGCATAAAAACAAAGACAAGCGCAAAGACTCTTGCCATAACACCCCCGCTTCTGCCACCAAGCTGCCTGAGGTGATCTACCGTGAGATTGACCACAGTGCGTCAGACGCCCCTCCTCGACCATTGTCATATTATCGCTATATTGAAAAGTCGGTGGAGGAACTGGATGAGGAAGTTGAATATGACATGGATGAGGAGGATTATGTGTGGCTCGACATAATGAATGAGAAAAGGAAAATTGAAGGTGTGAACTTTATCCCGCAGGAGGTGTTTGAGTATCTCATGGATCGGCTGGAGAAGGAATCCTACTTTGAAAGTCACAACAAGGGAGACCCAAATACATTGATTGATGAAGATGCTGTTTGTTGTATTTGTAATGATGGTGAATGCCAGAACAGCAATGTCATTCTTTTCTGCGACATGTGTAACTTGGCTGTTCACCAAGAGTGCTATGGGGTTCCCTACATCCCTGAGGGACAATGGCTCTGCCGTAGGTGTCTGCAGTCACCATCAAGAGCAGTGGACTGTGCCTTATGTCCCAACAAGGGAGGTGCATTTAAGCAGACAGATGATGGGCGCTGGGCACATGTGGTCTGCGCTCTGTGGATCCCAGAAGTCTGCTTTGCAAACACTGTTTTCCTGGAGCCAATTGACAGTATTGAGCACATCCCACCAGCACGCTGGAAGCTGACTTGTTATATCTGTAAACAGCGAGGATCAGGAGCATGCATTCAATGTCATAAAGCCAACTGCTACACAGCATTCCATGTAACCTGTGCACAGCAGGCGGGACTCTACATGAAGATGGAGCCTGTGCGGGAAACGGGCGCAAATGGTACCTCGTTCAGTGTGCGGAAAACGGCATACTGTGACATCCACACGCCGCCTGGATCCATGCGCAAGACCCCTGCTCTTTCCCACAGCGAGGGTGAGGATGAGGATGATGATGAAGGAGAGGATGGGAAAGGACCCAATTCCGAGAAAGTGAAAAAAGCCAAAGCTAAATCGAGGTTAAAAATGAAGAAGGCGCGGAAGATCCTAGCGGAGAAACGGGCTGCAGCACCTGTGGTTTCAGTGCCCTGTATTCCACCTCAtag ATTAAGTAAGATCACAGGTCGACTATCGATTCAACGTAAGAGCCAATTCATGCAGCGACTTCACAGCTATTGGACTTTGAAACGACAGTCAAGAAATGGTGTTCCACTCCTTCGGCGGTTACAGTCCCACTTGCAGTCTCAGCGAAATGCAGAACAG agaGAATCAGAGGAGAAAAATTGTGCACTGAAAGAGCAGCTGAAATCGTGGCAGCGACTGCGTCATGACTTAGAAAGAGCTCGGCTCCTGGTGGAGTTAATCCGGAAAAGGGAAAAGCTAAAGCGTGAGGAG CTCAAGATACAGCAGTTTGCTATGGAGCTACAGCTGACTCCCTTCCTTATCCTCCTCCGTAAGACGCTAGAACAACTCCAAGAGAAAGACACAGGAAACATCTTTGGTGAGCCTGTGCCATTAAAAGAG gttcctgattacttGGATCACATAAAAAAGCCGATGGACTTCCAGACAATGAAAAAGCAGCTTGAAGGCTATCAATATCGGACGTTTGACCAATTTGAAGAAGATTTTAATTTGATTGTGAACAACTGCTTACAATACAATGCCAAGGACACAATATTTTACCGTGCTGCAATTAGGCTAAGAGACCAAGGAGGTGCCGTACTGAAATACGCTCGCAAGCAGGCAGAGAAAATTAGTTTTGATTGTGAAACAGGGATGCATGTACCTGAACCAGTACCACCAGAAGACACTGGTCAACTTTTCTGGGAAGAAG AAGTGGATCGGTTGCTGGTCCCTGAGAACAGATCGCATATGCCACTGGAGGAACAGCTGAAGGTACTTCTCAATAAACTGGACACAATAGGCTCCACTAAACAGAGCAATGGCCGATCACGGCGAGCTAAGCTCTTGAGAAAGGAGATTGCTTTGATTCGACGgaaacttggtcagcatagagAACAAAATGCAGGATCGGAGCGGCATGGCGTACCAGGTCGGAGCTCTGCGGCTGGACTGAACCCGTCGAATAAAGATGGGCAGACGGATAGCGCTGCTGAGGAAAGTAGTAGTCACGAGACTGGAAAAG GCCTTGGCACCACCTCCTCGTCAGCCTCGGCAGCGGAAGTCGGTAGACGGACAAAGTTTCTTTTCACTGCAAAATCCAAAAATAAATGTGTGGGGTTGCCCAAAAGGCCAGGGCGGCCACCAAAAAACCGTGAATTCCAGGTCCCGCAGAATCAGAGCGGTAGTCTACAGAACCCGTCAGCGACACAAACTTTGTCACGGTGCAACCAGCCGAGGAAGCGAGGTCGTAGCCCTAGCACGAGCTCTGAAAGCGACAGTGACAAATCAACCGGGGGCAACGCACACATAG GGTTGCCGACGAATGGGTTTGATGGAGGCAGCCAACCTGTGAACGAAAGTTTCCGAGTCTATCGCAACGAACGAAGCCTGCCGCGTAGCAGTTCCGATACTGAGTCCAGTTCCAGCACAAGTAGCAGTGCAGCTTCCGACCACACCAG CACAACCCCATCGAAGCAGGGTCGAGGAAAACCTTCATTTTCCCGAGTGAATTTCCACGAAGAAAGCAGTGAAGACACTTCGTGTACAGAGAACGAATCCTATCCAATTGGATCGGGCAGGCATACGCATGGTG TGCGCAAGGGATTGAGCAGGTCTGCTGGCTGGATGTCAGATGACGAAGATAGTCCTTTGGAGTCACTGGATTTAGTTTGGGCAAAATGCAGGGGATACCCATCCTATCCAGCTTTG ATAATTGATCCAAAGATGCCTCGGGAGGGACTATACCATCATGGTGTTCCGATTCCTGTTCCACCACTGGATGTGCTCAAACTGGGAGAACAAATGACCGTGgaagcacgggagcacctctacCTCGTACTTTTCTTTGACAACAAGAGAACATG